Within the Pan troglodytes isolate AG18354 chromosome 2, NHGRI_mPanTro3-v2.0_pri, whole genome shotgun sequence genome, the region AAGCCAGGACGGTCACCTTTGGGGTGGTGACAAGTGTGATCACCTGGTTGGTGGCTGTGTTTGCTTCTGTCCCAGGAATCATCTTTACTAAATGCCAGAAAGAAGATTCTGTTTATGTCTGTGGCCCTTATTTTCCACGAGGATGGAATAATTTCCACACAATAATGAGGAACATTTTGGGGCTGGTCCTGCCACTGCTCATCATGGTCATCTGCTACTCGGGAATCCTGAAAACCCTGCTTCGGTGTCGAAACGAGAAGAAGAGGCATAGGGCAGTGAGAGTCATCTTCACCATCATGATTGTTTACTTTCTCTTCTGGACTCCCTATAACATTGTCATTCTCCTGAACACCTTCCAGGAATTCTTCGGCCTGAGTAACTGTGAAAGCACCAGTCAACTGGACCAAGCCACGCAGGTGACAGAGACTCTTGGGATGACTCACTGCTGCATCAATCCCATCATCTATGCCTTCGTTGGGGAGAAGTTCAGAAGGTATCTCTCGGTGTTTTTCCGAAAGCACATCACCAAGCGCTTCTGTAAACAATGTCCAGTTTTCTACAGGGAGACAGCGGATGGAGTGACTTCAACAAACACGCCTTCCACTGGGGAGCAGGAAGTCTCGGCTGGTTTATAAAACGAGGAGCAGTTTGATTGTTGTTTATAAAGGGAGATAACAATCTGTATATAACAACAAACTTCAAGGGTTTGTTGAACAACAGAAACCTGTAAAGCAGGTGCCCAGGAACCTCAGGGCTGTGTGTACTAATACAGACTATGTCACTCAATGCATATCCAACATGTGCTCAGGGAATAATCCAGAAAAACTGTGGGTAGAGACTTTGACTCTCCAGAAAGCTCATCTCAGCTCCTGAAAAATGCCTCATTACCTTGTGCTAATCCTCTTTTTCTAGTCTTCATAATTTCTTCACTCAATCTCTGATTCTGTCAATGTCTTGAAATCAAGGGCCAGCTGGAGGTGAAGAAGAGAATGTGACAGGCACAGATGAATGGGAGTGAGGGATAGTGGGGTCAGGGCTGAGAGGAGAAGAAGGGAGACATGAGCATGGCTGAGCCTGGACAAAGACAAAGGTGAGCAAAGGGCTCACACATTCAGCCAGGAGATAATACTGGTCCTTAGCCCCATCTGCCACGTGTATTTAACCTTGAAGGGTTCACCAGGTCAGGGAGAGTTTGGGAACTGCAATAACCTGGGAGTTTTGGTCGAGTCCGATGATTCTCTTTTGCATAAGTGCATGac harbors:
- the CCR2 gene encoding C-C chemokine receptor type 2, coding for MLSTSRSRFIRNTNESGEEVTTFFDYDYGAPCHKFDVKQIGAQLLPPLYSLVFIFGFVGNMLVVLILINCKKLKCLTDIYLLNLAISDLLFLITLPLWAHSAANEWVFGNAMCKLFTGLYHIGYFGGIFFIILLTIDRYLAIVHAVFALKARTVTFGVVTSVITWLVAVFASVPGIIFTKCQKEDSVYVCGPYFPRGWNNFHTIMRNILGLVLPLLIMVICYSGILKTLLRCRNEKKRHRAVRVIFTIMIVYFLFWTPYNIVILLNTFQEFFGLSNCESTSQLDQATQVTETLGMTHCCINPIIYAFVGEKFRRYLSVFFRKHITKRFCKQCPVFYRETADGVTSTNTPSTGEQEVSAGL